TTTCGAGCCGAAGATGTGTTAGCCCGCCTTGGCGGCGACGAGTTCGCTGTCATTATGCCGGGCATCAAGGCTGAAGACGCCATCTCCCGATTAGAGAACCTGCGCAGCAGCATTCTGGCAGCCATGCGGGAACACCGCTGGCCCGTCACCGTCAGTATCGGCGCGGCAGCATTTGTTACGGTCAAAAACAGCATCGACCCTATGCTCGCCATCGCTGACGAAGCAATGTATGAGGCCAAACGCGCTGGGCGCGACACGATCGTCCTACGGACTTCCCCGTAGGAGCAAGATTACTGAGCTGGCCACCCAATGGAATGGATCATAGCTATTACTCTTGCCGTAGGCGTCTTCGCCCTGGTGGCGATTTCGTCTTGAGGGTCAAGCATCGCCCGGCAGTGTCCACAGCGACTTCCGCTTTGACAGCCACAAGACCGGCGAGTTGTCCAAGGGCGGAGTGTTCGACAAGACCAAGTGGCGATGATCGGCCCGCCACGGGAAACGCCACTCTCGACAAGGACAAGGTACGCCGTGACGACCATACAACTTGAGATTGCAATCCAGGAGACCGAATATGGAGCACCGAGTGAATGGCGTATGCTTTGTGCCGAGGGGAAATCCGACAATATCATCGAGCTCTGCTCCAAGATACCCCAGGCAAGAATTAACCGCGTCTTAGAAGTCGGAGCTGGTGAAGGTTCTATTCTCAAATGCCTTGACCGGAAAGCCTTTGCCAACGAGCTCCATGCATTGGAGATTTCGTCATCAGGAGTGGAAATTATCCGTAGTCTGGGGATTAACTCCCTGGCCTCATGCGATATATTCGATGGATATACTATCCCTTTTGAGGATAATACATTTGATTTGGTCATCCTGGCGCATGTCCTAGAACACATTGAATACCCTCGTATATTGTTGCGAGAAATGCGCAGAGTGGCGCGCTATCAATACATCGAAGTCCCATTGGACATGCCTGCTGATCTTGTGTCTTCAGCCATGATGCTTTCATACGGCCATGTTGATTGTTTCAGCCGATCTCGCTTACGCCATTTACTCTTGTCAGAAAACCTGCTTCCGATCATTGATTCAACAAAAAGATACCATCGTTCTGCGGTAGAATACCTCCACTTCGAGGGCAATGGCGTCCTCAGAACTCCAGAGCTGGTAAATGCATTTCGGCAACGACATGATGAATCAAATCGTCATTTCAATGCCCTGAGTGAGCAAGAAAAAGAAAAAAATGCAAATGTCTATTGCGTGGTTACGCAATACGAAAAAGTATCGGAGTGCACCTCTCGACTCCTATCCTATGTAACCGATTTGTTGCGGCGAGGAAGAAATGGCGAAGCAAGCTTGATCGCTAACGACATTGTAAAAAACGAGTATAATGCTGCTATATTTTATAAACTCGGGCAGATATATGCTTCGGCAAAAAAACCGGATCAAGCCAGAGAAATGCTCGAAAAAGCTTTGGAAATCGATGAAAATTTACAGCCAGCGCGAAAATTGCTTGCAACGTTGCCTGTGACGACAGGGCTGTGACCTCTTCTGCCGCAAGAGTTCCATGTTGCCTTGCTGCCTGAGTAATCCTCACCTTTTGAGGTGGTCTGAAAATCTGGGCTCTGCTGTCGTTGTCACCCGCCCCTGCCCCCCCCGCTCTCGGTTAATATGGCGTGAAGATTGCCGGCGTGTGAGGACATCCACGGCCAGGGCACATTCTCTTCATCCTGCCGTGTCCAGCCCGGCCCGCCTCCTTGAGTCACCCCCGCCCGTCCGCGACGCTCTCTCCTGTTGCTGCCAATGCCTTCTGTATTTCTGCCAAACATGTGGTAGAATGAAAACGCAGACGGCAATCGGAGCGGTTTGGGCCTGTGCCCCCCCCTTCAGCCGCTGCCGTTGGTCCATGGTGGACCGGCTCTGCTTGAAAGGAGAACAAATCATGCACATCGATCTGACTGGAAAATTGGCCATTGTCACCGGCTCGACAGCGGGCATCGGATTTGCCATCGCCCAGGGGCTCGCCGCCAGCGGCGCCAGGGTCGTTGTCAACGGCCGTTCGCAACGTGCGGTCGAGCGCGCCCTGGACAAACTCGCCAGCGCTCTTCCGCAGGACCGATTGCTCGGATTTCCCGGCGACCTGGGCGAGGCCAAGGGATGCCAGGCCCTGGTCGCCGCCCATCCTGACTGCGATATCCTCGTTAACAACCTGGGCATTTACGGTCTGCAGGATTTCTTTGAGATCCCCGATGCGGAATGGACTCGTTTTTTTGAAGTCAACGTCATGTCCGGCGTACGCCTCTCCCGGGCCTATCTGCCCGGGATGGCAAAAAAGGGATGGGGGCGGGTGGTGTTCCTCTCGTCGGAATCGGGGCTGAACATCCCGGCGGACATGATTCATTACGGCTTCACCAAAACGGCGGTGCTCTCCATTGCGCGTGGCCTGGCCAAGCGGATGGCCGGCACGGGCGTCACGGTCAATTCGGTGCTGCCCGGTCCGACCCTGTCGGAAGGGGTGGCCGCCATGCTGAGCGAGGAGGCCGCCGCCAAAGGGCAAAGCCTTGAAGAAGCGGCGGCGGCTTTCATCATGGCCAACCGTCCCTCCTCAATCCTGCGCCGGGCCGCGACCGTCGAGGAGGTGGCCAATATGGTCGTCTACGCCTGCTCCAGACAGGCCTCGGCCACAACGGGAGCAGCCTTGCGGGTGGACGGCGGCGTGGTCGACAGTCTGTAGGCGGTGATGCATGGGATGCCTGCCAGACAGAGGGGGAAGGACGCTCCAGGCGCAAAGTATTCGCCAGGACGAGAGGGGGAATGGCTCTGTCGCAGCCTTGCTGGCATCCCTCTGTTTTGTAGTCACCAATGCGCGCATGTGGCAACGGTGCTCTTGTCGTGGGGGCCAGGCACAAACTTCCGCCCCGCTCTCGCGCCCTTGCCCGGATGGGTAAAAGATTCTGTACGATCTTCGAAAGCCCACCCGGTATGAGCGGCCTCACAAGAAAACATAACCTGTCGTATTTGCTATGAATTAATACAATCTGCAACCACTCCCCTCTTTGCCACGACTCCCGCCTTCTAAAAAATCACCATCCTCTGAATGAACATTTTGCAAAAAGGCTTTTTGGGCGGCTCCCAGAAGGCCTTTTCATTTGGCATAGCCAGCCCCATCGCAGGCCGTGCATTGCCGCCCTTTTCGGCGTGTTCCCCGCATGTGCGGGGATGCTCCGATTTCCCCGGGTTTTCGCAACTGGCGAAGCGGCCTCCCATCAGAACTGTAACTGGCTTTTCGTCTTTCTTCACTCTAGATCGGGCTTGCCTATCGAACCGGCAAACATTTCAATTTGGCAATAGAGTGGTAATGTACGTGAAAGAGAAATCAAATCGTCAACTTACCCAAGTCGACTTATCCTATATTACAGTCCTGGCCTTCACGTTCCTCATCGGCGGAGCCGCCGTCTTCTCCATTTTGAGCGAACAAGAATACGTAATGGGCATCATCGAAGACGATATCCTGATACTCTATGAAAACATGAGTCTCGGGCTTGCCCCTCTGACCGCCCTCCTGCTCAGTTGGCGTCTGGTCATGGCCTGGAAGTATCGTGCAGTTCCCCCGGTTGACAACGCCACGCTGCCCATGGTGACCATAATCATCCCGGCCTACAACGAAGGCCGGCAAGTCCTGCTGACGCTGCGCTCCGTGATGGCCAGCAACTATCCGCCCGCAAAGATGCACGTGCTGTGTATTGACGACGGGTCCCAAGACGACACATGGACCTGGATGCGCTTGGCGGCAACCGAGTTCCCGACAAGAATCCAACTCATCCGCCAGCCCTCGAACACAGGCAAACGCCATGCCCTGTTGGCCGGCTTTGCCCAGGCCAGGGGAAGCGTCTTCGTCACGCTCGACTCGGATTCGGAAATCCTGCCGGACACCTTGCGCCATCTCGTGAGTCCGATTGCAACCGATCCAAAGGTCGGGGCGGTGGCCGGCAATGTCCGCGTGCTCAACGTCGGCCATGGCCTCATCCCCAAAATGCTCGACCTGTCCTTTACCATGTCATTTGACTTCCAACGCCGGGGCCAAAGCGTCTACGGAGGCGTCTTGTGCACTCCAGGCGCCCTTTCAGCCTATCGAATCTCGGCTGTCGCCCCGAGTCTGCCGGCCTGGGCGGAGCAAACCTTCCTGGGACGCGCCGCCAATATCGGCGAAGACAGAGCCCTGTCCAATATTGTGCTGCGCCAAGGCTATCGTGTCGTGTATCAGAATGAGGCGGTCGTCCTGACAGAAGTCCCTGTGGCCTACCAAGGGCTTTGCCGCATGATGTTGCGGTGGGCTCGAAGCAATGTACGGGAATGCCTCGTCATGGCGCAATTCATCGGTCGGCGGTTTCGCAAACATGACAGCGGCATGCATTGGCTGCGCCTTGCCGGAACCATGGAACTCCTTTTCCTCCCGTTGACGGAAGCCATGAAAGCGGGATTGCTCATCACGTTGTTGCTGCATCCAACAACGACACTCATGCTGCTGGCCGCAAGCTGCGCCCTCTCCGCGATACTGCCGGCGCTGGTGTACAATCATCTTCGACGAGCCGGCTTGAGAAGCCCCTTCCTGGCCGTAAGCTACGCCCTGTTTTGGGTCTTTTGTCTTTCGTGGATCTCGTGCTGGGGACTCCTGAGCGCAGGATGCTCTGGATGGCTGACCCGAAAACTCGCCGGCGCTCCCAGTCACGAACCTTCCCTGGGCGTATTGCACCATCCGAAAGAAGCCTGAAGCCGCCTTAGAAGCATGAAAAAGCAGTGGCTTTTCTGAAAGAGACACTGCCGCGGCCACTGGGCCCACTCGTCCCCCAAATCCCGACCCGTGCCGCATAAGGCGCACCGCGAAGCTCCCCAAAAGGAGCTTGGCCGTGCATGCGCGGCATCTGACGGCCAATCTGGCCGTGGCCAGAGCAAGCCCCAACAGTCCCCAGAAACGGGACAGGGGCTGCGGCACCCCGGTCCGGTCACCTGATTCATGGAGGCCGCCAGGACCGCACTCGCCGCCACGCAACCGCCAAGCCCCGGGAACAACCGCTCCCAACCGCACGCGTTATCCCCAACGCAAACTGATCAGATCCGCAGCAAGGCTGCGGGCGGAACCGATGCTATCGCGTCCTCTGCCACTGGCGACCGAACAATGGATCATCCGCAAATAGCGCAGGATCGCGCCAGGCCGCAGCACAGACGCACCAAGGAAACGCCGTCACAGCTCGCCCGGATGACTGCAATCATTTTCCGGCCTGATCGGACAATGCGACAAACCGTTGCTTTCCTCTTGACAACAAATACTAAAACTACGTAGTTTTGATTTGTAAATATTAACCGCACCAGTGCAGTGATAATATCCGTATACTTTGACCATTTTATGTTGGGACGGTCGCTTAATATTTCGGCGACAAAATGATTTGACCATTGTTTCATAGTACATTGCAGGCGTGTTGTCGTTACACGTTTCTTTTTTCCTGCAAATTGACCATCAGAACCAGATCGCTGTGAGGGTTTTGTGCCGTGCCCCAATGGCGGTACAATGTCTCTAAGCCTGACGTCAGCAGCGTGCGCCAAACAACACGCAGCCAGACGCCATCTGGTCAACGGGCAACCCGAATCCGGAAGGCCTATCGACCACCAGGGCGGGCTGGTTTCTGCCTGGGAGCATGCCCTGTCTGGCCCGAGGCGATGCTGTTACAGCAAGGCTTAAGATACGTAGGCTCGTGACGGATTCTATCCGCGGCTGCCTGCCATACACGCACCAACGGCAACAAAGGGGAAGTCCAATGCAGAAGGTTTTCAGCCTGGGTTTGCTTGTGGCGGTTCTCGCCCTGTCCGGTTGCGTCGGCGCTGGCAAAAAAGCCTCCGAACTGGCCGACCAAGCCCTGTATCAGCCTGTTGCCTATGAGAATGCCTCGGTCCCAGGCCCGGAAGTGGTGGTGTTGCCCGGCCAGATCAAAAGCGCCAACTACGCGTTCATCCAGAAAGTCACCTCGAACAATCTTCGAGATTTCGCAGAGATAGAGCTGTCCAAGGACAGTTTCACCGTCCTTGACCGGGCGGATGTCCAACCGCTCTTCCAGGAAATCGCCCTGGCCGCCAACCTCGGCGACGCCGAAGCTCTCAAAGTCTTCCGCAAGGGCCGGTTTAAGAGCACCAACTGGTTTGTGACCTTCAACATTCTCAAAGCCGAACCCACTGTCTATGTGACCAAAGGCTTTGACGGCGAAACCGCCGGGGCCGTCATCGACCTCATCGCCACCATTGCCAACAAGGGCGAGCGCAGCACCGCCGGAAAAGTCATCGGCCAGACGGTCGCCTCGGCCAAAACCGCCGACACCTCGGCCATCTGGCTGGTCGGGTTGCAGTACAAGATCGTCAATGCCGCCACAGGCGAACAGGTGGCGACCGGCTATATCGAAGACAAGATGGAAGCCACCACGTCCATGAATTCCTTCCTCGGGGCCACAAACCAGCAAAGCACCTCCATCACCCTCGACACGATGGCCCAGCGGCTGATTCAAAAAGCCGTGGCGGAAATCGACAAACAGTATAAAGGCCAGGCCAAGGCTGGCAGTGATACGGAAGCGTCCGGCGGCAAGAAACACAAAAAGACCGAGCCCGGCATCAGCCCGAAAAAAGAAAAAGCCGTCCTGGCCGACTATAAAAAGAAGGTTGAAGAGAACACCCGGGAAAAGGACAAGGAAGCGGCTCTCACCTCGGTCCGGTGCAATTTCGACGGCTACGCCAATCTCAACCAGGAAGCCGTCCTGGCCACCCTGGTCAAAGACAATCACGAGAAATTCCACAATAAATATGACAAAATGTTCTCGTTGGCCCAGAGCTCGCCCAAATGGCGCGATACTTATACAATTGATATCGCTGCCATCAACTGTGAGCTTGTCGAGTACAAGGGCGATACCTGCAAGGTCAAAGTCAGCGGTTCATATGCGATAACGGCCAAAGGCAAGTCTCAGACCTACGCCAAGGACGCAGTCCTGGATTTGGTCAAAGAGGACGGGCAATGGAGAATTACCACCTGGATCGATGCTGACGATAAAAAAATATTGTAGCATCCCCGAGCGCCGCAGCCCGGGATGTTGCCCGAGGCTGCGGCCCGACAATAGCGGTAGAAAGACAACTCTGGCTAATGCTCCCCAAAGGATACGGGCATGATGCGAAACAGCGTACTGCGGGCGGCCCTGGCTGTATTGTCGCTTTCCTTGCTCCTGGTTTGCGCTGCGCTTGCGGCAGACGAGCCAACGCCGGACACTGCGCCCCCCCCGGCCACAACCGAAGACACGTTGCACAAGGCCGGTGAGCTGACCGAGGCCAAGGGCCAGGTCCGGGCCAAACACGGCCAGGACCCGGAACGAACCCTCGCCACCGGCGGACCCGTCTTTGTCGAGGACGATCTGTCCACCGGCCCCGAGGACAAGGGCAAGGTGGTCTTTACCGACGGCTCATCCCTGGACATCGGCCCGGACAGCCGGGTGCTCATGGCCGATTTCGCCTACGATCCCCACGACATGGACTCCTCCAAACAGGCGCTGCGCATGGCCAAGGGCCTTTTCCGCTATGTCTCGGGCAAGGTGGTTCAAAACGATCCGGCCCGGTTGCGCCTGGAGTCGCCGTTGGCCGTCATCGGTATCCGGGGCACCACCGTGGACCACAAGATTGTGACGGAAACCAAGACAATCAAAGGCATCCCGACCGAGACGGTCAAGGAAGAACTGCATGCCCTGCGCGCATCCCACGGCAGCCAGGTGGTGGTCGATCAACGCGGACTCAAATCGGTGCTGGCCAAACCGGATCAGGCCGTTTTTTTGCGGCCCAAACTGCCAGGTTCGGTGCGGGCGCTGACGGAGAAGGAACGCGAGGAATTTGCCACGATTCCCATGACGCCGGCCCCCTTTGACCCCAGGCCGGGGAAAAGCAACTATTTCGGAGGCGGAAGCTAAGCCGCTACGCACGGGATGCAACAGCGTAAGCGAGTTGCCATGCCGCCGATAGAGCGCCCTTCCTTCGCCCCATACCGGTTCAAGGACGGGGAACGCCGCTCGGCGGTCGGCGACGCCCCTGCTTCTTTTGGACAGGACGCGCCTTGTCGGCGCATTTTCGATGACTGATTTCAGATTCAACAGCCCAAGCCGCTGGCCTTTTCGCCACATGTTGTGCTATGTGGGAGATCTACTGGCAATTTCGGATCAATGACGAAATTGACCGTACGCAGAACTTTAACGCAGCCGGAATACGGCAGGAAGCGATCATGCACCGACTGTCCGCCATTCTCCTCATGCTATTCCTGATTGCAATTCCTGCCCACAGCCTGGCCTTTTCCTTCTCTGAGGAATCAGCCAAGGAGTCCCGGGCCTCTTCCGCCAAGGCTGCAACCATTGGCGCGGCCCTTTCCGCTCCGTGTCGGGACAGCCTGAAAGGCAAACGCATCGCCCTGCTCCTGGCCGAACGTACCGGCGGCAAACTTTCACTTGGCGGATCTGGCGTTTTGTTTGAAGCCATCAACAACCAGTTGCAGCAGCTTGGCCTCAACACCATCACTCAGGCCCAGATCACGGCCAAGATTGCAGCCGCCGAACGGCTGGCCATCCTCAACAACGATCCCGACGCCGCCCTGGCTGCCTCCGGCCGTGTCGGCGCAGATTTCTTCATTCGGGGCGTCATCAGTGGCCGGGCCGGAAAAAACCTCATGGTCAACGCCAATGAGGTTGCCGTCACCATCATGATGACCCTCACCGACGCCCGGGGACGGGTGCTCTCCAGCCAGCGCCTGTCTGCGGAATCCTGGGCCGGCCAGGATGTCGTGGGGGCGGCCCTGGCCGTGGTCGAGGACGAGGGCGCAGTGGCCGTGGCGCAACTCTACCGCGATTTTTGCACCCAGGCCGGTCGCTAACCCCAAACCACCGGACGCCCCATGAAACGCTTTCGCCTGACCTCCGCCGTTGCCCTGCTCGTCCTGCTGTGCGCTGCCCTGCCGTCGGTCGCGGCCCAGCCCAAAGCCGACACTGCCCCGGCCAAGGCCGTGCCCGGTCCGGAAAAAACCATCGTGGTCACGGCCGAGGGTCTGGCCGATCCGACCGGCGAAGCCTATGCCCGCGACAAGGGCCTGCTTTTGGACGCGCTGCGGGCCGACGCCAAGAACCAGATCCTGGAAAAAGCCGTGGGGGCCTACGTCGAATCCTCGACCCTGGTCGAGAACTACGCCGTCATCAAGGACCGGGTGTTTTCCCGGTCCCAGGGCATCATCAAAAAAGTGCTGAAGGAATCCGACCCCTGGGTGGCGGACGACGGTTTTGCCCATCTGCTTATGAAAGCCGAGGTCTACGTCGGGGGTCTCGAAGACGCGCTCAAGGAAATGTCCCGGGACGAGCGCATGGCCGCCCTCAAAGACTACGGCAATCCGCGCATCTCAGCCGAGGTCAACGTCCGTGACGCGGCCCGGGGGACCGACGTGGTGACCGAGCGCTCCCCTGTGGCCGAGAACATCATCAAGGAACGCATCAAGAGCTTCGGCTACCGGATCTGGTCCGACGATGGCCGACCCGCAACCGGCCAGGGAGCCCGTGCGGCTGATTTCGCCATCAGCGGCGAGGCCAAATTCAAGTCCGTCAGCGCCAAACTGCCGGCTTCGGGGCTCACCCTGACCAAGTACGTGCTGACCTCGCTGACCATCAAATGCGTGGACAACCATACCGGCGAGGAAATCTACTACAACAGCAAGGTGCCCCAGAAGAAGAGCTGGGCCGACGAGGACCAGGCCCTTGAAGAAGTGGGCCGCATGATCGGGGCGGAGTTTTCCAAGGAATTTTTCGCCGAGCATCTCCAGACGCCGGCCAAGATTTACCAGATCCAGATTACCGGCCTGCCGAGCTATGATGCCGGACAGCTGATCAAAAAAGAATTCATCGGCCTGCGCCCGGTGCTCAATGTGGACTTCCGGGAATTCGACAAATCCGCCACCTCGCTTTTCGAAGTGGAGTTTGTCGGGACGCGGGGCAATTTCGGCGAGTTTCTCCAAAAAGCCATCCTCGTCCCCCTCAACCAGAAAATGGGGCAGGGAGCCTTCACCCTGGACTCGGCCCATGGCGATGTGGTGAAACTGGCCTTTGCCTCCAATCTCGACGCCCCGGCCCTGATGGAGCGTCTCGGCCATACGGTTCCGGCCGGGCTGGTCCAGTCTTCGCCGGAGCGGTTGCGGGAACTGGTCAAGTCCGAAGAGACGCTTAAAAAGGTGGCCGAGGTCGTGCCGGATGCAGCCAGGACGTTAAGCGGCGACCAGCCGCCGGCCACCACCCTCGACTCGGTCAAAAATTTCTGAACCAGTGCCCCTGCTCCAGGCGTTTGTAACTGGCGTTCCCCAACACCTAACCGAAACGGAGGAGAACAATGCGGTTTCATGTACTCGGCGTCCTGGCCCTGTTGGCGACCACTTCCCTGGTTCAGGGCTGCGTGTCCACCACAGCCTCGAAACAGGCCAACGCAGCGGCCGATCAGGCCATGTACCAGCCCATTACCTACAGCGACAAGGCCGGACCGATGCTCGTGGTCATCCCCGGCGAGATCAAGAGCGCCAACGCCACCTTCACCCAGAAAGTCAGCAGCAACAATATCGCCGACTACGCCGAACTGGAACTGGGCAAGGCCCATTACACCGTGCTTGAGCGCTCCGACCTTGGTCCCATGCTCAAGGAAATCGAAATCGCAGCCAACCTTGGCGACGTCAAGCAACTCAAAAAATTTAAAAAAGGCAAGTTCAAGGCCACCAACTGGCTGGTGCGTTTCGACATCCTCAAGGCCGAACCCGTCTCTGAAGTCAAAAAGAGTTTCGACGGCCGCTGGCTTGGCGCCATTGCCGGATCAGCCATCGGCGGGGCCGGCGGTTACGTGGCCGACGCCTCCGTAAGCTCGGTCCATTCCAATGAAGCCGCTGCCATCTGGATCGTCGGCCTGCGCTACAAGATCCTCGACGCCAACACCGGCGAACAGGTGGCCACCGGTTACATTGAAGACAAGATGGAAATCAATTCCCAAGGCGGCGGCGCGTTTGGCGTGTCGCAATCCGAGACCAAAATCGTCACCCTCGACACCATGTCCCAGCGCCTGGTGCAAAAGGCCGTGGCGGACATGGACAAGATGAAATAGGCGCAAGCCCAAACCAAGGAGAG
The DNA window shown above is from Desulfovibrio sp. TomC and carries:
- a CDS encoding SDR family NAD(P)-dependent oxidoreductase, with translation MHIDLTGKLAIVTGSTAGIGFAIAQGLAASGARVVVNGRSQRAVERALDKLASALPQDRLLGFPGDLGEAKGCQALVAAHPDCDILVNNLGIYGLQDFFEIPDAEWTRFFEVNVMSGVRLSRAYLPGMAKKGWGRVVFLSSESGLNIPADMIHYGFTKTAVLSIARGLAKRMAGTGVTVNSVLPGPTLSEGVAAMLSEEAAAKGQSLEEAAAAFIMANRPSSILRRAATVEEVANMVVYACSRQASATTGAALRVDGGVVDSL
- a CDS encoding glycosyltransferase family 2 protein; translation: MYVKEKSNRQLTQVDLSYITVLAFTFLIGGAAVFSILSEQEYVMGIIEDDILILYENMSLGLAPLTALLLSWRLVMAWKYRAVPPVDNATLPMVTIIIPAYNEGRQVLLTLRSVMASNYPPAKMHVLCIDDGSQDDTWTWMRLAATEFPTRIQLIRQPSNTGKRHALLAGFAQARGSVFVTLDSDSEILPDTLRHLVSPIATDPKVGAVAGNVRVLNVGHGLIPKMLDLSFTMSFDFQRRGQSVYGGVLCTPGALSAYRISAVAPSLPAWAEQTFLGRAANIGEDRALSNIVLRQGYRVVYQNEAVVLTEVPVAYQGLCRMMLRWARSNVRECLVMAQFIGRRFRKHDSGMHWLRLAGTMELLFLPLTEAMKAGLLITLLLHPTTTLMLLAASCALSAILPALVYNHLRRAGLRSPFLAVSYALFWVFCLSWISCWGLLSAGCSGWLTRKLAGAPSHEPSLGVLHHPKEA
- a CDS encoding FecR family protein, with protein sequence MMRNSVLRAALAVLSLSLLLVCAALAADEPTPDTAPPPATTEDTLHKAGELTEAKGQVRAKHGQDPERTLATGGPVFVEDDLSTGPEDKGKVVFTDGSSLDIGPDSRVLMADFAYDPHDMDSSKQALRMAKGLFRYVSGKVVQNDPARLRLESPLAVIGIRGTTVDHKIVTETKTIKGIPTETVKEELHALRASHGSQVVVDQRGLKSVLAKPDQAVFLRPKLPGSVRALTEKEREEFATIPMTPAPFDPRPGKSNYFGGGS
- a CDS encoding methyltransferase domain-containing protein, whose product is MTTIQLEIAIQETEYGAPSEWRMLCAEGKSDNIIELCSKIPQARINRVLEVGAGEGSILKCLDRKAFANELHALEISSSGVEIIRSLGINSLASCDIFDGYTIPFEDNTFDLVILAHVLEHIEYPRILLREMRRVARYQYIEVPLDMPADLVSSAMMLSYGHVDCFSRSRLRHLLLSENLLPIIDSTKRYHRSAVEYLHFEGNGVLRTPELVNAFRQRHDESNRHFNALSEQEKEKNANVYCVVTQYEKVSECTSRLLSYVTDLLRRGRNGEASLIANDIVKNEYNAAIFYKLGQIYASAKKPDQAREMLEKALEIDENLQPARKLLATLPVTTGL